Proteins encoded within one genomic window of Ascaphus truei isolate aAscTru1 chromosome 8, aAscTru1.hap1, whole genome shotgun sequence:
- the LOC142501500 gene encoding serine protease ami-like isoform X1 translates to MAARVMLPILIVLLSTTAYECFPRGRILGGQESVPSVRPYMVSVQLNGIHRCGGLLIAEQWVLSAAHCLPDMSNETLHVVLGAHSLKYPEPSKLEYEVQAQIPHPLYNTSTSTKHHDLLLLQLPEKAPVNLAVRPLLFQREDRDVPADTLCLVSGWGQVKLTGKRPDKLQEVTVPVISRDQCNRRDYYDNVITAYMMCAGAAKKDSCEGDSGGPLVCDGVAVGIVSGGYRKCGNAKRPGIYTRISPYASWIEVTMHNATQHSTAAPTVPA, encoded by the exons ATGGCTGCACGTGTGATGCTGCCTATTCTGATAGTACTGCTGAGTACCACAGCCTATG AGTGCTTCCCCAGAGGTCGGATCCTGGGAGGCCAGGAGTCTGTTCCCAGTGTCAGGCCATACATGGTGTCTGTGCAGCTGAACGGGATACACAGATGTGGGGGACTCCTGATCGCTGAACAGTGGGTGCTGAGCGCAGCGCACTGTCTTCCTGACAT GAGTAATGAGACCCTTCATGTGGTGTTAGGTGCACACTCCCTGAAATACCCAGAACCCTCCAAGCTGGAGTACGAAGTTCAGGCCCAAATCCCTCACCCCCTGTACAACACCAGCACTAGCACCAAGCACCATGACCTGCTGCTCCTGCAG CTGCCGGAGAAGGCCCCCGTGAACTTGGCCGTGCGGCCCCTCCTCTTCCAGAGAGAGGACAGGGATGTCCCAGCGGACACGCTGTGCCTGGTGTCCGGGTGGGGACAAGTAAAGCTGACCGGGAAGAGGCCGGACAAGCTGCAGGAGGTGACCGTGCCGGTGATCAGCAGGGATCAGTGTAACCGCCGGGACTATTACGACAATGTAATCACTGCATATATGATGTGTGCAGGAGCAGCAAAGAAAGACTCATGTGAG GGAGACTCCGGGGGACCGCTAGTGTGTGACGGGGTCGCAGTGGGCATCGTGTCCGGCGGGTACCGCAAGTGTGGCAACGCCAAGCGCCCGGGCATCTACACCCGCATATCCCCCTATGCATCCTGGATAGAGGTCACCATGCACAATGCCACCCAGCACAGTACGGCCGCCCCCACTGTGCCAGCCTGA
- the LOC142501501 gene encoding myeloblastin-like — MDRMGSLLLTTVVLLWACSVHGGSLRSWIVGGREAAPNSHPYIASLQFRRQHFCGGSLIAPQFLMTAAHCLTDINPSLVSVVLGAHSLRTNERSTQTFRISQVFENGFNPQSLQNDILVLKLDRAVTLNANVRLVRLPRANETVPAGTACVAAGWGRLSSQGRAPDRLQELNVTVTGMDLCRPNNICTGVFMRQAGICFGDSGGPLVCDGVIQGISSFIVRTCGSGVAPDFFARVALFRNFIDNALNS, encoded by the exons ATGGATAGGATGGGGTCCCTCCTGCTGACTACGGTGGTACTTCTGTGGGCATGCAGCGTGCACGGGG GCTCCCTGCGCTCCTGGATagtggggggcagagaggcagccCCCAATTCTCACCCATACATTGCCTCACTGCAGTTCAGACGTCAGCACTTCTGTGGGGGGTCCCTGATTGCCCCCCAGTTCCTGATGACAGCAGCCCACTGCCTGACAGATAT AAACCCCTCTCTTGTGTCGGTGGTTTTGGGGGCTCACTCTCTCCGCACCAATGAGCGTTCCACACAAACCTTCCGCATCTCGCAGGTCTTCGAGAATGGTTTCAATCCCCAGAGTCTGCAAAACGACATCCTCGTTCTGAAG CTGGACCGTGCAGTGACTTTGAACGCTAACGTGCGGCTGGTGCGCCTGCCCCGTGCCAATGAGACCGTCCCCGCGGGCACCGCGTGTGTGGCTGCAGGCTGGGGGAGGCTGAGCTCTCAGGGACGTGCCCCCGACCGACTGCAGGAGCTTAACGTGACTGTGACTGGAATGGATTTGTGCCGCCCCAACAACATCTGCACTGGGGTCTTCATGCGCCAGGCGGGCATCTGCTTT GGTGACTCTGGGGGTCCTCTCGTGTGTGACGGGGTCATTCAGGGCATCTCCTCCTTCATTGTTCGAACCTGCGGCAGCGGTGTGGCCCCCGATTTCTTCGCACGTGTGGCTCTCTTCCGCAATTTCATCGATAACGCGCTCAACAGCTAA